The Corynebacterium minutissimum genome includes the window ATGCTCGACTACAACGTGGCCGAAAAGGATCTCCCGGACGTCGAAGCCGTCACGCCCGGCTTAACGGGTCCAACAATTTCCCCGTTGGCACGTGAAGGATGGGTAGCAGTCCGCGTCATGGTTCCCCGCAAGCTGGCAAACCAGGTCATGGACAGTCTTTCTGAGCTTGGAGCGGAAGCAATTCTTGCGTCAGATCTCCGTATTGCCCGATTTTAGGGGCAGATGCCAAACATTTTATTCGCGCTCCTGGCTACGATGAAGGGTGACCACCGTCGTTCTTCGATTTATATGCAAGGAGTCAGCCATCATGGCAAAGTCCACTAAGAAGGATGCTCAGACCGAGACCAAGGCCGCCAAGTCTGAGGTTGAGGAGAAGGCTACTAACAAGGCGCCTAAGGCTACGAGCACCAAAAAGACTCGTACTGAGACCGACCTCCTCGGCTCCATGGAGGTTCCCAACGACGCGTACTACGGCGTCCACACGCTGCGCGCAATTGAGAACTTCCAGATTTCCTACGTGACCATCAACACTATTCCGGACTTCATCCGCGGCATGGTGCAGGTCAAGAAGGCCACTGCAATGGCCAACCGCCGCCTTCACGTTCTGCCTAAGAAGAAGGCAGAAGCCATCATTTGGGCGTGTGATGAGATCTTGGAGAAGGGCCGCTGCATGGATCAGTTCCCGCTGGATGTCTTCCAGGGTGGCGCTGGTACCTCGCTCAACATGAACACCAATGAGGTCGTGGCCAACTTGGCGCTTGAGCACCTCGGTGAGGAAAAGGGCGCCTACGACATCATTAACCCGAATGATGACGTCAACATGTCTCAGTCCACCAACGATGCGTACCCGACCGGCTTCCGCCTCGGCCTGTACTACGCTATGGAGGACCTCATCGAGCGAATCGATGCCCTGCAGGCTGCTTTCCATGCCAAGGGCAACGACTTCTGCGACATCCTGAAGATGGGCCGTACCCAGCTGCAGGACGCTGTCCCGATGACCCTCGGTGACGAGTTCAAGGCTTTCGCTCACAACCTTGCTGAGGAGCAGGCCATCCTGCGCGATTCCCAGAAACGTCTGCTCGAGATCAACCTGGGTGCTACCGCCATCGGTACCGGTGTGAATACGCCAGCTGGCTACCGCCACCAGGTCACCGCCGCTTTGTCTGAGGTCACTGGTCTGGAAATCAAGACCGCCCGCGATCTCATCGAGGCCACCTCTGACTGCGGTGCCTACGTGCTTCTGCACTCCACGATCAAGCGTGCCGCCATGAAGCTGGCCAAGATCTGTAATGACCTGCGTCTTCTGTCTTCCGGTCCGCGCGCTGGTCTGGCAGAGATCAACCTTCCGCCGCGTCA containing:
- the aspA gene encoding aspartate ammonia-lyase; protein product: MAKSTKKDAQTETKAAKSEVEEKATNKAPKATSTKKTRTETDLLGSMEVPNDAYYGVHTLRAIENFQISYVTINTIPDFIRGMVQVKKATAMANRRLHVLPKKKAEAIIWACDEILEKGRCMDQFPLDVFQGGAGTSLNMNTNEVVANLALEHLGEEKGAYDIINPNDDVNMSQSTNDAYPTGFRLGLYYAMEDLIERIDALQAAFHAKGNDFCDILKMGRTQLQDAVPMTLGDEFKAFAHNLAEEQAILRDSQKRLLEINLGATAIGTGVNTPAGYRHQVTAALSEVTGLEIKTARDLIEATSDCGAYVLLHSTIKRAAMKLAKICNDLRLLSSGPRAGLAEINLPPRQAGSSIMPGKVNPVIPEVVNQVCFKIFGNDHVVTMAAEAGQLQLNVMEPVIGEALFQSIRIMGNAVDTLREKCVEGITANADVCRAYVENSIGIVTYLNPFIGHHNGDLIAKESLETGKGVKELVLEKGLLDEETLNRVLSVENLMHPEFRGQLYIDE